Proteins encoded together in one Marinobacter salsuginis window:
- the wrbA gene encoding NAD(P)H:quinone oxidoreductase, with translation MAKVLVLYYSMYGHIETMANTIAEGAKEVDGAEVTIKRVPETMSDQAFLGAGGKADQQAPVADPKELAEYDAVIFGTPTRFGNMAGQMRTFLDQTGGLWAEGKLHGKVASVFTSTGTGGGQEHTISSFWTTLAHHGMVIVPLGYGIPEFFDISEVNGGTPYGASTIAGGDGSRQPSEKELAIARFQGKHVAELAVKLHG, from the coding sequence ATGGCAAAAGTACTTGTTCTTTATTACTCCATGTACGGCCACATCGAGACGATGGCAAATACCATTGCCGAAGGTGCCAAAGAGGTTGATGGCGCCGAAGTTACGATTAAGCGGGTGCCGGAAACCATGTCTGATCAGGCGTTCCTGGGCGCTGGCGGTAAGGCTGACCAGCAAGCTCCCGTAGCCGACCCGAAAGAACTGGCCGAATACGACGCGGTGATTTTTGGCACACCGACCCGGTTCGGCAACATGGCCGGTCAAATGCGGACGTTCCTCGATCAGACCGGTGGGCTGTGGGCTGAGGGCAAACTCCACGGCAAGGTGGCGAGCGTGTTTACCTCTACAGGCACCGGTGGTGGGCAGGAGCACACCATCAGCTCATTCTGGACCACCCTGGCCCATCACGGCATGGTGATCGTCCCCTTGGGCTATGGTATCCCTGAGTTTTTCGACATCTCGGAAGTGAATGGCGGAACGCCTTACGGGGCGTCAACCATCGCCGGGGGCGACGGCTCACGGCAGCCGAGTGAGAAAGAATTGGCCATCGCCCGCTTCCAGGGCAAGCATGTGGCCGAGCTGGCGGTAAAACTGCACGGCTGA
- a CDS encoding universal stress protein, giving the protein MKIMIAYDGSRNARLALAQTITMFRDLKPVITLVAVAENPRDITSGNEDLFQEEVSELKKHLAEAMELCDQEQISAENMLLEGDPRKMLLFAAEKKVHPDMLVIARHSHEPDGGFIARSLTYFVDELDYMTFGSVSSFLARRIQCPLLILPSR; this is encoded by the coding sequence ATGAAGATCATGATTGCCTACGACGGCTCGCGAAATGCCAGGCTGGCACTGGCTCAGACCATCACCATGTTCCGTGATCTCAAGCCTGTAATCACCCTGGTTGCAGTGGCCGAGAATCCGCGGGACATCACCTCCGGAAACGAAGACCTGTTCCAGGAAGAGGTTTCAGAGCTCAAAAAGCACCTGGCCGAGGCCATGGAGTTATGTGACCAGGAACAGATTTCAGCCGAGAACATGCTTCTGGAGGGCGACCCCAGAAAAATGCTGCTGTTCGCCGCGGAAAAGAAGGTCCACCCGGACATGCTGGTTATCGCGCGCCACAGCCATGAGCCCGACGGTGGCTTCATCGCCCGCTCACTGACCTATTTCGTGGACGAACTGGATTACATGACCTTCGGCAGCGTGAGCTCATTCCTTGCCCGCCGCATCCAGTGCCCGCTTCTTATTCTGCCCAGCCGTTGA
- a CDS encoding YIP1 family protein yields the protein MNITQLARLPFSGNGAWSELRRLDLSIPFLAWVVVVPMSFLPPVLLYFAGTQYGDAFMQGFGDKEWRFITTILFLAELLTFFVMGWLIHAVMGSHQLKISYQDAYLLAAIAPLPLWLSSLTLLVPALAVSVVAVFAALFLSCALVYQGVRSFCERSDNDVVVMSATYTVMSASLLAWGVLMAMVWAF from the coding sequence ATGAATATTACACAACTTGCCCGTCTACCATTCTCTGGCAATGGCGCCTGGTCAGAGCTTCGGCGCCTTGACCTGTCCATTCCGTTCCTGGCATGGGTGGTGGTCGTGCCCATGTCGTTTCTGCCGCCGGTGCTGCTTTACTTCGCCGGCACGCAGTACGGAGACGCCTTCATGCAAGGGTTCGGAGACAAAGAGTGGCGGTTTATCACCACTATTCTTTTCCTGGCAGAGTTACTCACGTTCTTCGTGATGGGCTGGCTCATCCACGCCGTCATGGGCAGTCATCAACTGAAAATCAGTTATCAGGATGCCTATTTGCTGGCTGCAATTGCGCCGCTGCCGCTCTGGCTGTCATCACTGACACTTCTGGTGCCTGCGCTGGCAGTAAGCGTTGTGGCGGTGTTTGCCGCCTTATTCCTGTCCTGTGCGCTGGTGTACCAGGGCGTTCGCTCATTCTGCGAGCGAAGCGATAATGATGTGGTCGTTATGTCCGCCACCTACACCGTTATGTCGGCGTCGTTGCTGGCATGGGGGGTGCTGATGGCCATGGTTTGGGCGTTCTGA
- a CDS encoding antiporter has translation MANSTASAGQIGAKNRTNADIENWDVESDEFWQREGKRIASRNLWISIPSLLMGFAVWLMWGMITTQMKNLGFPFSIEQLFTLSAIAGLSGATLRIPASFMIKIAGGRNTVFLTTALLMIPAAGTGIALMNPDTPFLVFQALALLSGIGGGNFACSMSNISTFYPKSKQGYGLGMNAGLGNFGVTTMQVLIPLVMTVGIFGALAGDPMQLQSPSGTLIGRIEAGTDTWIQNAGFIWLVFLIPLAFAGWFGMNNLKVVTPNPGKPLSAFGKILGLYGVGILASIAGVWALGVLNMWLALPLTIVLTLILLRLIPGDIKPNIQAQFAIFSNKHTWSMTVLYILTFGSFIGFSAALPLSISVIFGNMMEVAADGTVTRVVNPDAPSALTWAWMGPFVGALIRPVGGWISDKVGGSIVTQIISVVMVAASVATGYVMMLAYNSTDPNAYFAPFLILFIIMFAASGIGNGSTFRSIGFIFNQQQKGPVLGWTSAVAAYGAFIAPRVMGQEIQAGTPEVAMYGFAVFYALCLVVNWWFYLRKNAYIKNP, from the coding sequence ATGGCCAACAGTACAGCGAGCGCCGGACAGATAGGCGCGAAGAACAGGACAAACGCTGACATCGAAAACTGGGATGTCGAAAGCGACGAATTCTGGCAGCGGGAAGGCAAGCGCATTGCTTCGCGCAACCTCTGGATTTCCATACCCAGCCTTCTGATGGGCTTTGCCGTCTGGCTGATGTGGGGAATGATCACCACCCAGATGAAGAACCTGGGCTTTCCATTCAGTATCGAGCAGCTGTTTACCCTGTCTGCGATTGCCGGCCTGTCTGGGGCAACTCTGCGGATCCCGGCCTCGTTCATGATCAAGATTGCCGGCGGACGAAACACGGTGTTCCTGACCACCGCCCTGCTGATGATTCCTGCTGCCGGTACCGGCATTGCCCTGATGAATCCGGATACTCCGTTTCTTGTCTTCCAGGCCCTGGCACTGCTCTCCGGCATCGGTGGCGGTAACTTTGCATGCTCCATGAGCAACATCAGCACCTTCTACCCGAAAAGCAAGCAGGGCTATGGCCTGGGCATGAATGCCGGTCTCGGTAACTTCGGCGTGACCACCATGCAGGTGCTCATTCCGCTGGTGATGACTGTCGGTATCTTCGGCGCCCTGGCCGGTGACCCGATGCAACTGCAGAGCCCCAGCGGCACGCTGATTGGCCGAATCGAAGCGGGTACCGATACCTGGATCCAGAACGCCGGGTTTATCTGGCTCGTTTTTCTGATTCCGCTCGCGTTTGCCGGCTGGTTTGGCATGAACAACCTGAAAGTGGTTACCCCAAATCCCGGTAAACCGCTTTCGGCCTTTGGCAAGATTCTGGGGCTCTACGGCGTAGGCATTCTCGCCTCTATCGCAGGCGTCTGGGCCCTGGGTGTATTGAACATGTGGCTGGCCCTGCCTCTGACGATTGTACTCACGCTGATTCTTCTGCGGCTGATACCGGGCGACATCAAGCCCAACATCCAGGCCCAGTTCGCGATCTTCAGCAACAAGCACACCTGGTCCATGACTGTCCTCTACATCCTTACCTTTGGATCATTCATCGGCTTCTCCGCTGCCCTGCCGCTGTCTATCAGCGTTATCTTCGGCAACATGATGGAAGTAGCGGCCGATGGCACGGTCACCCGCGTGGTGAACCCGGATGCGCCCAGCGCACTCACCTGGGCCTGGATGGGACCGTTTGTAGGCGCGCTGATCCGTCCGGTGGGCGGCTGGATTTCTGACAAGGTAGGCGGCTCCATTGTTACCCAGATCATCTCGGTTGTGATGGTTGCAGCCTCTGTAGCAACCGGTTATGTGATGATGCTGGCCTACAACTCCACCGATCCGAACGCCTACTTTGCGCCGTTCCTGATCCTTTTCATCATCATGTTTGCGGCCAGTGGTATCGGTAACGGCTCCACCTTCCGCAGCATCGGTTTCATCTTCAACCAGCAACAAAAAGGACCGGTTCTCGGCTGGACCTCCGCAGTTGCCGCCTACGGCGCATTCATCGCACCGCGAGTGATGGGCCAGGAAATCCAGGCCGGTACTCCGGAAGTGGCGATGTACGGGTTTGCGGTGTTCTATGCCCTATGCCTGGTCGTTAACTGGTGGTTCTACCTGCGCAAGAATGCGTACATCAAAAACCCCTGA
- a CDS encoding MFS transporter, whose amino-acid sequence MKVADVFHVKNPEVRALHLTWIAFFITFYVWFNMAPLASSMLKSVNWLTADDLRLFAICNVALTIPARIIVGMALDRFGPRRVFSVLMVLMSIPALVFAFGNTMTQLLVSRLVLSSIGASFVVGIHMTAMWFKPKDIGFAEGFYAGWGNFGSAAAAITLPTIALHMYGGEDGWRWAIAQSAIVMAAYGVYYWFAITDGPAGTVHRKPRKAVALEVSSWGDMIKLILWTIPLVGVLAILVWRIENMGYLSATGAAICYAVIVAIVTYQIIQILRVNVPILKKGVPEDDKYPFNSVAALNSTYFANFGAELAVVSMLPMFFEETWSLSATAAGLIAASFAFVNLVARPMGGLVSDRMGNRRFVMLSYMFGISVGFALMGLMNSNWPLIIAVGITVFTSFFVQGAEGATFGIIPSIKRRLTGQISGMAGAYGNVGAVVYLTIFTFVTPTQFFYIIAGGAFISWLLCMMWLKEPESGFADEYQVSSVDLQIEEEERRRQAAATT is encoded by the coding sequence ATGAAAGTCGCAGACGTTTTCCACGTCAAGAATCCGGAAGTCAGGGCACTGCACCTGACCTGGATTGCATTCTTTATTACCTTCTACGTGTGGTTCAACATGGCGCCGCTGGCATCGAGCATGCTCAAAAGCGTCAATTGGCTGACCGCCGATGACCTTCGCCTGTTTGCCATCTGTAACGTGGCATTGACCATTCCTGCCCGGATCATCGTGGGCATGGCCCTGGACCGTTTTGGTCCCCGTCGGGTGTTTTCCGTTCTGATGGTCCTGATGTCCATCCCGGCTCTGGTGTTTGCCTTTGGTAATACCATGACGCAACTGCTGGTCAGCCGTCTGGTGCTCAGCTCTATCGGTGCCAGCTTCGTGGTCGGTATCCACATGACCGCCATGTGGTTCAAGCCCAAAGACATCGGTTTTGCCGAGGGCTTCTATGCCGGTTGGGGCAACTTCGGTTCTGCCGCTGCGGCCATTACCCTGCCAACCATCGCGCTGCACATGTATGGCGGTGAGGACGGCTGGCGCTGGGCCATCGCCCAGAGTGCAATCGTTATGGCGGCCTATGGCGTGTATTACTGGTTTGCGATTACCGACGGCCCGGCCGGCACAGTCCACCGTAAGCCCCGCAAGGCCGTAGCGCTGGAAGTCAGCAGCTGGGGCGACATGATCAAGCTGATCCTCTGGACCATTCCCCTGGTGGGTGTCCTGGCCATCCTGGTATGGCGCATCGAGAACATGGGCTACCTGAGCGCCACTGGAGCGGCCATCTGCTACGCGGTTATTGTGGCCATCGTGACCTACCAGATTATCCAGATCCTGCGGGTGAACGTGCCGATCCTGAAAAAGGGCGTGCCCGAAGATGACAAGTACCCGTTCAACAGCGTTGCCGCCCTGAACAGCACCTACTTTGCCAACTTTGGTGCCGAGCTGGCAGTAGTCTCCATGCTGCCGATGTTCTTCGAGGAAACCTGGAGCCTGAGCGCGACCGCTGCCGGCCTTATCGCTGCCTCCTTTGCCTTCGTGAATCTGGTGGCGCGCCCCATGGGTGGCCTGGTATCAGATCGAATGGGTAACCGCCGGTTCGTGATGCTCAGCTACATGTTCGGCATCTCCGTCGGCTTCGCACTCATGGGCCTGATGAACTCCAACTGGCCGCTGATCATTGCCGTGGGCATTACTGTATTCACGTCCTTCTTCGTGCAGGGGGCAGAAGGCGCCACCTTCGGCATTATCCCCTCCATCAAGCGGCGCCTGACCGGCCAGATTTCCGGGATGGCGGGCGCCTATGGCAACGTCGGCGCGGTGGTTTACCTGACTATCTTCACCTTCGTAACCCCGACCCAGTTCTTCTACATCATTGCCGGCGGTGCGTTTATAAGCTGGTTGTTGTGCATGATGTGGCTTAAAGAGCCGGAATCAGGGTTTGCTGACGAATACCAGGTATCTTCTGTAGATCTGCAGATCGAAGAAGAAGAGCGTCGCCGGCAGGCTGCTGCTACCACCTAA
- a CDS encoding NnrS family protein, producing the protein MTSDNSGMPRKNIHAFWLFFPAASLFAALTVPLSVFSVLSGTGWPPGLLGAGHGHELIFGFALALVAGYTLGPQPYRVLTVLFVLWLLARVSWILAPESLPAQLLSPAFALLLARHTVPRFQAAKKWRNRVAGPLILLLCLLSVVFWLASNTPAASTPAFPDSRQVLTTAIVGLLLLMTFIGGRIIAPAVAGTLEKRGIPLEARVQPRVEGTLLATLLLALLLSFLPVAAPAVGLLLLAAGFLIVIRTVRWKLWHCRNRPDLLVLALGYLWLAAGAVLSGISLLTRNDPLASMHLITIGGLGTLSTSVMLRLAWQRARRTVPPAWQVAGLASGMAVAAIARLFAGNTPFLEPTALWLSAASWSCIYGLVALQVALLFRRAQNRRK; encoded by the coding sequence ATGACTTCGGACAACTCAGGCATGCCACGAAAGAACATTCATGCGTTCTGGCTATTCTTCCCTGCCGCATCGCTGTTCGCCGCCTTGACTGTTCCCCTGTCGGTTTTCAGTGTGCTGTCCGGGACAGGTTGGCCACCTGGTTTGCTGGGGGCGGGACACGGCCACGAACTGATATTCGGCTTCGCCCTGGCTCTTGTCGCCGGCTACACGCTTGGTCCTCAACCGTACCGGGTGCTTACCGTACTCTTCGTACTCTGGTTACTCGCGAGGGTGAGCTGGATCCTGGCCCCGGAAAGTCTTCCTGCCCAACTTTTGAGCCCGGCTTTCGCCCTCTTGCTGGCGCGCCACACCGTCCCGAGATTTCAGGCAGCCAAAAAGTGGCGCAACCGGGTTGCCGGCCCGCTGATTCTGCTCCTTTGCCTGTTGTCAGTCGTTTTCTGGCTCGCCAGCAACACACCGGCCGCAAGCACACCGGCATTTCCCGATAGCCGCCAGGTACTGACAACCGCCATTGTTGGTTTGCTGCTTCTGATGACGTTTATCGGTGGACGCATCATCGCCCCGGCCGTAGCGGGCACGTTGGAAAAGCGGGGCATTCCCCTTGAGGCCCGGGTTCAGCCACGCGTTGAGGGAACGCTTCTGGCCACGTTGCTGCTGGCACTGCTGCTCAGTTTTCTGCCAGTCGCGGCCCCGGCCGTTGGACTTTTATTGCTCGCTGCGGGTTTTCTGATTGTGATTCGCACGGTTCGCTGGAAACTCTGGCATTGCCGAAACCGCCCAGACCTTCTGGTGTTGGCACTTGGCTACCTCTGGCTGGCTGCCGGTGCGGTTTTGAGCGGCATAAGCCTACTGACAAGGAACGATCCTCTTGCTTCCATGCACCTGATTACCATCGGGGGCCTGGGTACGCTTTCCACCAGCGTCATGCTTCGCCTGGCCTGGCAGCGAGCCAGACGAACGGTGCCACCCGCCTGGCAGGTTGCTGGCCTAGCTTCAGGCATGGCCGTTGCTGCAATCGCTCGCCTCTTCGCAGGAAACACGCCGTTTCTCGAACCGACTGCTCTCTGGCTCTCAGCGGCGAGCTGGTCCTGCATCTATGGCCTTGTGGCGCTGCAGGTGGCTTTGCTGTTCAGACGCGCCCAAAACCGGCGGAAATGA
- a CDS encoding AEC family transporter, with protein MAAAFALFFKLIPLYVTVALGWVAGRYLEASGRHIAGIMLYIVTPSVVFSGVMAAPLSPEVILLPFLVFGISSVLGVVQLKLARRVLDDGSANIIPLCVGSGNTGYFGVPVALLLFGEEGLGLYIVCMLGTTLFENSVGFYLAARGRYSIKDALWRVLKLPSVYAFLAAVALNLAGVGIPDIFVPLFDNLRGAYSILGMMIIGMSITSFRGLAGNVRFTALAFFGKFVIWPLVAIVFWWVDSAVLGIYEPAVHKAMFLISITPIAANTVVIATLLDTSPRQAAGTVLLTTLFALAFIPVMISLAF; from the coding sequence ATGGCCGCAGCCTTTGCCCTTTTCTTCAAGCTTATTCCGCTCTATGTGACGGTCGCCCTGGGCTGGGTCGCCGGTCGTTACCTTGAGGCCAGTGGTCGTCATATTGCCGGCATAATGCTCTATATCGTGACACCATCTGTGGTGTTTTCAGGGGTTATGGCCGCTCCGCTTTCTCCCGAGGTCATCCTGCTGCCGTTTCTGGTATTCGGGATTTCTTCTGTTCTGGGCGTTGTGCAATTAAAGCTGGCCAGGCGGGTGCTTGATGATGGCAGTGCCAACATCATTCCCCTGTGTGTGGGGTCCGGCAACACCGGGTACTTCGGCGTGCCGGTGGCCTTGTTGCTGTTTGGCGAAGAGGGGCTCGGGCTCTATATCGTGTGCATGCTGGGCACCACGCTGTTCGAGAACTCGGTGGGCTTCTATCTGGCGGCGAGAGGACGCTACAGCATCAAGGATGCGCTCTGGCGGGTGTTGAAACTGCCGTCGGTATACGCCTTCCTGGCGGCCGTCGCCCTGAACCTGGCCGGTGTTGGTATTCCGGATATCTTCGTGCCGCTGTTCGATAACCTGCGCGGCGCCTACAGCATTCTGGGCATGATGATCATCGGCATGAGCATCACCAGCTTTCGCGGCCTGGCGGGCAATGTCCGTTTCACGGCACTGGCGTTCTTCGGCAAGTTTGTGATCTGGCCCCTGGTGGCTATCGTGTTCTGGTGGGTGGATTCCGCGGTTCTGGGCATTTACGAGCCGGCCGTTCACAAGGCCATGTTCCTGATATCGATCACCCCGATTGCCGCCAACACCGTGGTTATTGCCACGTTGCTGGATACCTCGCCAAGGCAGGCAGCGGGTACCGTCCTGCTTACCACGCTGTTTGCCCTGGCGTTCATTCCGGTGATGATTTCGCTGGCGTTCTAA
- the trhA gene encoding PAQR family membrane homeostasis protein TrhA: protein MINTERRPVTVTSAPAQTIHHRIEEWLNSATHGLGAILSVIGTAALIVGASQSGDAWKIVSFSIFGASLILLYLASALYHGARRPELKRAFKTLDHCAIFLLIAGTYTPFLLVNMRGTVGWTLFAVIWSLAITGVVLKVIFKNRFKLARVGIYVAMGWLITFASSDLVANLSETALNLTIAGGIVYTAGVAFYLADRIPYMHAIWHLFVIGGSACHFSAIYFGVLPHTV from the coding sequence ATGATTAATACGGAACGCCGCCCAGTGACAGTAACTTCAGCCCCGGCCCAGACTATTCATCACCGCATCGAAGAGTGGCTGAACAGTGCCACGCACGGGCTGGGCGCGATATTGAGCGTTATCGGCACCGCTGCGTTGATCGTTGGCGCCAGTCAATCCGGGGATGCCTGGAAGATCGTGAGTTTCAGTATTTTCGGCGCGTCCCTGATTCTTCTTTATCTAGCTTCCGCCCTGTACCACGGAGCCCGCCGGCCAGAACTGAAAAGGGCGTTCAAAACCCTTGATCATTGCGCCATTTTTCTCCTGATCGCCGGCACCTATACCCCGTTTCTGCTTGTGAACATGCGTGGCACGGTGGGCTGGACACTGTTTGCGGTGATCTGGTCACTGGCGATCACCGGGGTGGTGCTGAAGGTGATTTTCAAAAACCGCTTCAAGCTCGCAAGGGTTGGCATCTATGTGGCCATGGGCTGGCTGATCACCTTCGCCTCATCCGATCTGGTGGCGAACCTGAGTGAAACAGCCCTGAACCTGACGATTGCCGGCGGCATTGTCTACACCGCCGGTGTCGCTTTCTATCTGGCCGACCGCATACCTTATATGCACGCGATCTGGCATCTGTTCGTGATCGGCGGCAGCGCCTGCCACTTCAGTGCCATCTATTTTGGCGTCCTGCCCCATACGGTCTGA
- a CDS encoding EVE domain-containing protein: protein MAKWLVKSEPAECGIEDFAKAPDGIIPWDGVRNYQARNFLARMAEGDEVFLYHSSCKHIGIAGIVMVVRSAYPDPTQFDPESPYHDAKSTKEKPRWQAVDMKYVRTLPKLIPLDELKSMAGLENLPLVRKGNRLSVMPVSEREWQIILQQVNQA, encoded by the coding sequence ATGGCCAAGTGGCTGGTTAAATCAGAGCCCGCGGAATGCGGCATCGAGGATTTCGCCAAGGCGCCAGACGGGATTATCCCGTGGGACGGCGTGCGCAACTACCAGGCCCGCAACTTTCTGGCCCGCATGGCAGAAGGCGACGAAGTCTTCCTGTACCACTCCAGCTGCAAACACATCGGAATTGCCGGTATCGTCATGGTTGTTCGCAGCGCCTATCCCGACCCCACCCAGTTTGACCCGGAATCGCCCTACCACGATGCCAAGAGCACGAAGGAAAAGCCTCGCTGGCAGGCTGTAGACATGAAGTACGTCCGCACGCTGCCAAAGCTGATCCCGCTGGATGAGCTGAAATCCATGGCCGGGCTCGAAAACCTGCCTCTGGTGCGCAAAGGTAACCGGCTTTCCGTCATGCCGGTGAGCGAACGGGAATGGCAGATCATCTTGCAGCAGGTTAATCAGGCCTAG
- a CDS encoding Crp/Fnr family transcriptional regulator encodes MNSIFRPDVSSAPCMLGENNPDIIQQDAAPESAALLNGLSRVFGIRLAGHENDPDARFLADLARLFHLCRVDSETALEKHDKPWANVYLVQYGILRLFREAPSGKVSVHHFFSEGDMVWPVFGRSRTVRNTLCLTSVTPVTAWVADFAAFRSAIQSHGEGLWPQFALALTEEIAELTSMREFRKHTMPARERYKLLLEEYPELVKRVPDNQLASWLGVVPATFSRLKTASAKSRP; translated from the coding sequence ATGAACAGCATCTTCAGGCCAGACGTTTCCTCCGCCCCCTGCATGTTGGGAGAAAACAACCCCGATATTATCCAGCAGGATGCCGCACCTGAGTCGGCCGCCTTGCTGAATGGTCTAAGCCGGGTCTTTGGTATTCGCCTGGCGGGTCACGAGAATGATCCGGACGCACGGTTTCTGGCAGACCTCGCGCGACTTTTCCATCTTTGTCGGGTTGATTCTGAGACCGCTCTGGAAAAACACGATAAACCCTGGGCAAACGTGTATCTGGTTCAGTACGGCATACTACGGCTGTTCCGGGAAGCACCCAGTGGCAAGGTGTCCGTGCACCATTTCTTTTCTGAAGGCGATATGGTCTGGCCGGTTTTTGGCCGTAGCCGAACCGTCAGAAATACCCTCTGCCTGACTTCAGTAACGCCGGTAACAGCCTGGGTTGCCGACTTCGCTGCCTTCCGGTCTGCAATCCAGTCTCACGGTGAGGGACTCTGGCCCCAGTTCGCCCTTGCCCTGACGGAAGAAATTGCCGAGCTGACCAGCATGAGAGAGTTCCGCAAGCACACCATGCCGGCAAGAGAACGATACAAGTTACTGCTTGAGGAATACCCGGAGCTGGTTAAACGGGTACCGGATAATCAACTGGCATCATGGCTCGGCGTCGTGCCAGCGACCTTTTCCCGGCTGAAAACCGCGAGTGCAAAAAGCAGGCCCTGA
- a CDS encoding globin: MSFEELFDASYERVLQTPPEAPDFFEAFYRRFLMSSPEVRALFRNTDMAVQRRMLKKSFFSLVAFYASGNVDDVLHRIACLHSARHLSIKPHLYDLWLDCLTDTVRAYDWECSDDIELSWRLVLSPGITYMKFGYDHF; this comes from the coding sequence ATGTCCTTCGAAGAGCTCTTCGACGCAAGCTACGAACGTGTCCTTCAGACCCCACCCGAGGCTCCTGACTTCTTTGAAGCCTTCTATCGCCGGTTCCTGATGTCTTCTCCGGAGGTCCGGGCACTGTTTCGCAATACAGACATGGCGGTACAGCGGCGCATGCTGAAGAAGTCCTTCTTCAGCCTCGTGGCGTTTTACGCCAGCGGCAACGTTGACGATGTCCTCCATCGAATCGCCTGCCTGCACAGTGCCCGCCATCTGAGTATCAAGCCGCACCTCTACGACCTCTGGCTAGACTGCCTGACGGACACGGTAAGAGCCTATGACTGGGAGTGCAGCGACGATATAGAGCTTTCCTGGCGCTTGGTTCTGAGCCCCGGCATCACCTACATGAAATTCGGATACGACCATTTCTGA
- a CDS encoding MFS transporter, translating to MATSPSKPEQYRALGLSTFAFTLCFAVWTIFSIIGIRISEDLGLSDTQLGLLMATPILTGSVSRLFLGIWTDRYGGRWVFGILMLTTAACVYLLTFATTYLMLLIGALGVGLAGGAFIVGVAYTAAWFEPEHQGTALGIFGAGNVGAAVTNFGAPFLLVAFGWESTAQIYATVLAIMGVAFILLAKEDPLAAERAGSKSKTFLEQMEPLRELRVWRFALYYFFVFGAFVALALWLPHFLIGVYGLDIKTAGIIAALYTIPASLFRILGGWMSDRFGARRVMYWTFGASVLCTFLLSYPPTDYVVQGIDGDIRFTLAMNLPMFVALIFILGFFMSLGKAAVYKHIPVYYPMHVGAVGGVVGMIGGLGGFILPLTFGVLNDLTGIWQSCFMLMFVIVAAALAWMHYAIRSAERVEWAANEERTDLPELASPQLFYPLNRKKP from the coding sequence ATGGCCACTAGCCCATCAAAACCCGAGCAATACCGCGCGCTGGGTTTATCCACGTTCGCTTTCACTCTTTGCTTTGCGGTCTGGACCATTTTTTCCATCATCGGGATTCGCATCAGCGAAGATCTCGGGCTCTCGGATACCCAGTTGGGTCTGCTGATGGCGACGCCAATTCTGACCGGCTCGGTAAGCCGGCTATTCCTCGGCATATGGACAGACCGGTATGGCGGTCGCTGGGTATTCGGCATTCTGATGCTGACCACTGCCGCCTGCGTGTATCTGCTCACCTTCGCTACGACCTACCTCATGCTGTTGATCGGTGCCCTGGGTGTGGGCCTGGCAGGCGGGGCTTTTATCGTGGGGGTGGCCTACACGGCGGCCTGGTTTGAACCGGAGCACCAGGGCACAGCGCTGGGCATTTTCGGAGCGGGCAACGTGGGGGCGGCAGTAACCAACTTTGGCGCGCCCTTCCTGCTGGTGGCATTCGGCTGGGAAAGCACGGCACAGATCTATGCCACTGTACTGGCAATCATGGGCGTTGCCTTCATCCTGTTGGCCAAGGAAGATCCCCTGGCCGCAGAGCGGGCCGGCAGCAAGTCCAAGACCTTCCTTGAGCAGATGGAACCCCTGCGGGAACTGAGAGTCTGGCGTTTTGCCCTGTATTATTTCTTCGTGTTCGGCGCCTTTGTGGCTTTGGCACTTTGGCTGCCGCACTTCCTGATTGGCGTATACGGCCTGGACATCAAGACCGCGGGCATCATTGCCGCGCTTTACACCATCCCGGCTTCCCTGTTCCGGATTCTGGGCGGCTGGATGTCAGACCGTTTCGGCGCCCGCCGGGTCATGTACTGGACCTTCGGCGCCTCGGTTCTGTGCACGTTTCTGCTGAGCTATCCGCCCACCGATTACGTGGTCCAGGGCATTGATGGCGATATCCGCTTTACGCTGGCCATGAACCTACCCATGTTCGTTGCTCTGATCTTTATCCTCGGATTCTTCATGTCCCTCGGCAAGGCAGCCGTGTACAAGCACATTCCGGTCTACTACCCCATGCACGTCGGCGCTGTAGGCGGCGTGGTTGGCATGATTGGCGGGCTTGGAGGTTTTATCCTGCCACTGACCTTCGGCGTACTGAACGACCTCACAGGCATCTGGCAGAGCTGCTTTATGCTGATGTTCGTGATCGTGGCAGCTGCCCTGGCTTGGATGCACTACGCAATCCGCTCTGCCGAGCGAGTGGAGTGGGCCGCAAACGAGGAAAGAACCGACCTCCCGGAACTGGCCTCGCCACAGCTGTTTTATCCGCTTAACCGCAAAAAGCCCTGA